Proteins co-encoded in one Sporosarcina sp. FSL K6-1522 genomic window:
- the rplW gene encoding 50S ribosomal protein L23 translates to MEARDILKRPVITERSSEQMEFKKYTFEVDTRANKTHVKQAIEEIFGVKVAKVNVQNYKGKFKRMGKHAGYTNKRRKAIVTLTADSKDIELFEV, encoded by the coding sequence ATGGAAGCACGTGATATTCTAAAACGTCCGGTCATTACCGAGCGTTCTTCTGAGCAAATGGAATTCAAAAAATACACTTTCGAAGTTGACACACGCGCGAACAAAACGCATGTCAAACAAGCTATTGAAGAAATCTTTGGCGTGAAAGTGGCAAAAGTCAACGTGCAGAACTACAAAGGTAAGTTCAAGCGTATGGGCAAACATGCAGGCTATACAAACAAACGTCGTAAAGCGATTGTTACATTGACTGCTGACTCAAAAGACATCGAACTTTTCGAAGTCTAA
- the rplD gene encoding 50S ribosomal protein L4 — protein MPKVSVLNQTGSSVGEIELNEAIFGIEPNEAVLFEALVQQRASLRQGNHKVKTRAEVAGGGRKPWRQKGTGRARQGSIRSPQWRGGGIVFGPAPRSYSYKLPKKVRRLALLSALSSKVREENILVLEGLAFDAPKTKEFIKVLKDLSIDKKALIVTADLDETVALSARNIPGISVVTANGINVLDLVAHDKLVMTKAAVQKVEEVLG, from the coding sequence ATGCCTAAAGTATCCGTACTAAACCAAACAGGTTCGTCTGTCGGCGAAATCGAACTGAACGAAGCAATTTTCGGAATCGAGCCGAACGAAGCTGTGTTATTTGAAGCGTTGGTCCAACAGCGTGCATCATTACGCCAAGGTAACCACAAAGTTAAAACACGCGCAGAAGTAGCAGGCGGTGGTCGTAAACCGTGGCGTCAAAAAGGAACAGGTCGTGCTCGTCAAGGGTCAATCCGTTCACCACAATGGCGTGGCGGTGGTATCGTATTCGGTCCAGCTCCAAGAAGCTATAGCTACAAATTGCCGAAAAAAGTCCGCAGATTGGCTCTCCTTTCAGCTCTTTCTTCGAAAGTGCGTGAAGAGAACATTCTAGTTCTTGAAGGACTTGCATTCGATGCACCAAAAACAAAAGAATTCATCAAAGTATTAAAAGACCTTTCTATCGACAAGAAAGCATTGATCGTAACTGCAGACCTAGATGAAACAGTAGCACTATCTGCTCGTAACATCCCTGGAATCAGCGTCGTCACTGCTAATGGCATCAACGTTTTAGACCTTGTTGCTCACGATAAGCTTGTCATGACGAAAGCAGCAGTTCAAAAAGTAGAGGAGGTGCTTGGTTAA
- the rplC gene encoding 50S ribosomal protein L3, which yields MTKGILGRKVGMTQIFAENGDLIPVTVIEAGQNVVLQKKTTETDGYEAIQIGFEDKREKLANKPEKGHVAKAETAPKRFIREFRELDVNGYEVGQEVKVDTFAEGDIVDITGTTKGKGFQGAVKRHGYSQGPMSHGSRFHRAPGSIGSVDGQRVFKGKKLPGRMGGKTVTIQNLEIVRVDAERNLLLVKGNVPGSRKSLLQVRSAIKGN from the coding sequence ATGACCAAAGGAATCTTAGGGAGAAAAGTCGGCATGACGCAAATCTTTGCTGAAAACGGCGATCTTATCCCGGTAACTGTGATTGAAGCTGGACAAAACGTTGTTCTTCAAAAGAAAACAACTGAAACTGACGGCTATGAAGCAATCCAGATCGGATTTGAAGATAAACGTGAAAAGCTTGCAAATAAACCTGAAAAAGGCCACGTTGCAAAAGCTGAAACGGCACCTAAGCGCTTCATTCGCGAATTCCGCGAATTGGACGTAAATGGGTACGAAGTTGGTCAGGAAGTCAAGGTCGATACTTTCGCTGAAGGCGATATCGTCGATATTACAGGAACAACAAAAGGTAAAGGTTTCCAAGGTGCTGTTAAGCGTCACGGATATTCACAAGGACCAATGAGCCACGGATCACGTTTCCACCGCGCACCAGGTTCTATCGGATCTGTTGACGGACAACGCGTATTCAAAGGGAAAAAACTTCCTGGACGTATGGGCGGTAAAACGGTAACGATTCAAAATCTTGAAATTGTACGAGTTGACGCAGAGCGTAACTTGCTACTAGTAAAAGGTAACGTTCCAGGATCACGCAAATCACTTCTACAAGTGCGTAGCGCAATCAAAGGGAACTAA
- the rpsJ gene encoding 30S ribosomal protein S10, which yields MAKQKIRIRLKAYDHRILDQSAEKIVETAKRSGASVSGPIPLPTERSVYTILRAVHKYKDSREQFEMRTHKRLIDIVNPTPQTVDALMKLDLPSGVDIEIKL from the coding sequence ATGGCAAAACAAAAGATTCGTATTCGTTTAAAAGCATATGATCACAGAATTTTGGATCAGTCAGCTGAAAAGATTGTAGAAACAGCAAAACGTTCGGGTGCAAGTGTATCGGGTCCGATTCCACTTCCAACTGAAAGATCTGTCTACACAATCCTTCGTGCGGTACATAAGTACAAAGATTCGCGCGAGCAGTTTGAAATGCGTACACACAAACGTCTTATCGATATCGTCAACCCGACACCACAAACTGTCGACGCACTGATGAAACTCGATCTACCATCTGGTGTAGACATTGAAATCAAACTTTAA
- a CDS encoding Na+/H+ antiporter NhaC family protein, translating to MNAVIVAVVVMLVLSLLRVNVVLALVAGAIVGGLTGGLSLVETIDSFTNGLGKGATIALSYALLGGFAVAISKTGIPQLLVSAMLRIVKKDGETDRAGLGKVLIVLLLLTMAIFSQNLIPIHIAFIPLLVPPILHVLNLLKIDRRLIASVLTFGLTAPYILLPYGYGFIFHEILAIQINAAGLSIDMADIPKAMALPVLGLLLGLLVAIFISYRKPREYIDRKTTVTEEIVVIKKRNIYFTIAALVGTLVVQIPSQSMIAGAVTGIGILYITGALKWKEADGLLNEGMRMMAFVGFVMISANGFAAVLQDTGHIVSLVEHSSAMLGDNKGVAALIMLFVGLIVTMGIGSSFATIPIIASIFVPLSMAFGFSTMAIITLVGTAAALGDAGSPASDSTLGPTAGLDVDGQHNHIWDTCVPTFMHYNIPLILFGWITVMLFG from the coding sequence ATGAATGCGGTTATAGTAGCAGTAGTAGTGATGTTAGTTTTAAGTTTGTTGCGAGTGAATGTTGTACTTGCGCTTGTTGCAGGGGCGATAGTAGGTGGGCTTACAGGAGGGCTGTCGCTTGTGGAGACCATTGATTCGTTTACGAATGGATTAGGGAAAGGCGCAACAATTGCACTTAGTTACGCATTGCTTGGTGGTTTTGCGGTTGCCATTTCGAAAACGGGTATTCCGCAGTTGTTGGTTTCGGCGATGTTACGGATTGTGAAAAAGGACGGCGAGACTGATCGTGCAGGGCTTGGAAAGGTGTTAATTGTGTTATTGCTTCTGACGATGGCGATTTTCTCGCAAAATCTTATACCGATTCATATTGCATTTATTCCATTACTAGTGCCGCCGATTCTACATGTATTAAATTTATTGAAAATCGATCGTCGTCTAATCGCTTCTGTGTTAACGTTTGGATTGACGGCTCCATATATTCTACTTCCTTATGGATACGGATTCATTTTTCATGAAATCCTTGCGATACAGATAAATGCAGCAGGTTTATCTATAGATATGGCTGACATACCAAAGGCAATGGCGCTCCCGGTGTTAGGCTTGTTGCTGGGGCTGTTAGTAGCTATTTTTATTTCTTATCGGAAGCCGAGGGAATATATTGATAGGAAGACGACTGTAACGGAAGAAATAGTCGTTATTAAAAAGAGAAATATCTATTTCACTATTGCAGCTCTCGTTGGAACACTCGTTGTACAAATTCCGAGTCAATCAATGATTGCGGGTGCGGTAACAGGGATTGGGATCCTATATATCACTGGCGCACTAAAGTGGAAAGAAGCAGATGGTTTATTGAACGAAGGGATGCGCATGATGGCGTTCGTTGGCTTTGTGATGATTTCAGCGAATGGTTTTGCGGCTGTTTTGCAAGATACGGGGCATATCGTTTCACTTGTTGAGCATTCAAGTGCGATGTTAGGAGATAACAAAGGTGTTGCGGCTTTGATTATGTTGTTTGTTGGATTGATTGTTACGATGGGGATTGGCTCGTCATTTGCGACGATTCCAATCATCGCTTCCATCTTCGTTCCATTGAGTATGGCATTTGGGTTTAGTACGATGGCAATCATTACGCTTGTAGGGACTGCAGCGGCGCTTGGGGATGCCGGATCGCCTGCATCGGATTCTACGCTCGGTCCAACTGCAGGGCTCGATGTAGATGGGCAGCATAATCATATTTGGGATACATGTGTCCCGACATTTATGCACTACAACATTCCGCTTATTCTTTTCGGTTGGATAACCGTGATGCTGTTTGGTTGA
- the tuf gene encoding elongation factor Tu — protein sequence MGKEKFDRSKTHANVGTIGHVDHGKTTLTAAIATVLSKKLGGEARSYADVDNAPEEKERGITINTSHIEYETETRHYAHVDCPGHADYVKNMITGAAQMDGGILVVSAADGPMPQTREHILLSRQVGVPYLVVFMNKCDMVDDEELLELVEMEIRDLLSEYDFPGDDIPVIKGSALKALEGEEEWEEKIVELMAAVDEYIPTPPRDTEKPFMMPVEDVFSITGRGTVATGRVERGVVKVGDVVDIIGIVEEPKSTTVTGVEMFRKLLDYAEAGDNIGALLRGVARDDIQRGQVLAKPGTIVPHTKFTSEVYVLSKEEGGRHTPFFGNYRPQFYFRTTDVTGVIQLPEGVEMVMPGDNVEMTVELIAPIALEEGTKFSIREGGRTVGAGVVATIQK from the coding sequence ATGGGTAAAGAAAAATTTGATCGTTCCAAAACACATGCTAACGTTGGAACAATTGGTCACGTTGACCATGGTAAAACAACTCTAACTGCAGCAATCGCAACTGTACTTTCAAAAAAATTAGGTGGAGAAGCTCGTTCTTACGCTGACGTTGATAACGCACCAGAAGAAAAAGAGCGCGGTATTACAATCAATACTTCTCACATCGAGTACGAAACTGAAACTCGTCACTACGCACACGTTGACTGCCCAGGTCACGCCGACTACGTTAAAAACATGATCACTGGTGCAGCACAAATGGACGGCGGAATCCTAGTTGTTTCTGCAGCTGACGGCCCAATGCCACAAACTCGTGAGCACATCCTTCTTTCACGTCAAGTTGGTGTTCCATACCTAGTTGTATTCATGAACAAATGTGACATGGTTGACGACGAAGAACTTCTTGAGCTTGTAGAAATGGAAATCCGTGATCTTCTATCTGAATACGATTTCCCTGGCGATGACATTCCTGTTATCAAAGGTTCTGCTCTTAAAGCACTTGAAGGTGAAGAAGAATGGGAAGAAAAAATCGTTGAGCTTATGGCTGCAGTTGACGAGTACATCCCAACACCACCACGTGATACTGAAAAACCATTCATGATGCCTGTTGAGGACGTATTCTCAATCACAGGACGTGGAACTGTTGCTACTGGACGTGTTGAGCGTGGAGTAGTTAAAGTTGGAGACGTTGTTGACATCATCGGTATCGTTGAAGAACCAAAATCTACAACTGTTACAGGTGTAGAAATGTTCCGTAAACTTCTTGACTATGCAGAAGCTGGTGACAACATCGGTGCTCTACTTCGTGGAGTTGCTCGTGACGATATCCAACGTGGTCAAGTTCTTGCTAAACCAGGTACAATCGTACCACACACGAAGTTTACTTCCGAAGTATACGTTCTTTCAAAAGAAGAGGGTGGACGTCACACTCCATTCTTCGGTAACTACCGTCCACAGTTCTACTTCCGTACAACTGACGTAACTGGCGTAATCCAACTTCCAGAAGGCGTGGAAATGGTAATGCCTGGTGATAACGTTGAAATGACTGTAGAATTGATTGCTCCAATCGCTCTTGAAGAAGGTACGAAATTCTCTATCCGTGAGGGTGGACGTACTGTAGGCGCTGGTGTAGTAGCTACTATCCAAAAATAA
- the fusA gene encoding elongation factor G, producing MAREFSLENTRNIGIMAHIDAGKTTTTERILYYTGKIHKLGETHEGASQMDWMEQEQERGITITSAATTAQWKGHRVNIIDTPGHVDFTVEVERSLRVLDGAVTVLDAQSGVEPQTETVWRQATTYGVPRLVFINKMDKTGADFLYSVGTLRDRLDANAHPIQLPIGAEDAFEAIIDLVEMKATFYGDDTGMNVEVRDIPEEHVAKAQEYREKLIEAVVDFDEDLMEKYLGGEELTIQEIKTAIRKATLAVEFYPVVCGTAFKNKGVQLVLDAVIDYLPAPIDIPAMKGTNPETDEEVERHSDDNEPFSALAFKVMTDPYVGKLTFFRVYSGTLQSGSYVQNSSKGKRERVGRILQMHADSREEISEVHSGDIAAAVGLKDTGTGDTLCDDKALVILESMEFPEPVISLSVEPKTKADQDKMGMALAKLQEEDPTFRAHTDQETGEVIIAGMGELHLDVLVDRMKREFKVEANVGAPQVSYRETFRASAEVEGKFVRQSGGRGQFGHVWIEFSPNEEGKGFEFENNIVGGSVPREYIPAVEAGIRDSLDNGVIAGYPLIDIKARLFDGSYHDVDSNEMAFKIAASMALKNAVSKVNPVILEPMMKVEVQIPEEYMGDIMGDVTSRRGRVEGMEARGNSQIVRAMVPLANMFGYATSLRSNTQGRGNFSMVFDHYEEVPKSIAEEIIKKNKGE from the coding sequence ATGGCTAGAGAGTTCTCCTTAGAGAATACTCGTAATATTGGTATCATGGCTCACATTGACGCTGGTAAAACAACGACTACTGAGCGGATTCTTTATTACACAGGTAAAATCCACAAACTCGGTGAAACGCACGAAGGTGCTTCTCAAATGGACTGGATGGAGCAGGAGCAAGAACGTGGAATCACGATCACATCTGCTGCGACAACGGCTCAATGGAAAGGTCACCGCGTTAACATCATTGATACACCAGGTCACGTAGACTTCACTGTTGAAGTTGAACGTTCACTACGTGTACTTGATGGTGCTGTAACAGTACTTGACGCTCAATCGGGCGTTGAGCCACAAACAGAAACGGTTTGGCGTCAAGCGACAACTTATGGCGTTCCACGTCTAGTCTTCATCAACAAGATGGACAAAACAGGAGCAGACTTCCTTTATTCGGTAGGAACGCTTCGCGATCGTCTAGATGCAAACGCGCACCCAATCCAATTACCAATCGGCGCTGAAGATGCATTTGAAGCAATCATCGACCTAGTGGAGATGAAAGCAACATTCTACGGTGACGATACAGGTATGAACGTTGAAGTTAGGGATATCCCTGAAGAACACGTTGCAAAAGCACAAGAATACCGTGAGAAACTGATTGAAGCAGTTGTAGACTTCGACGAAGATCTTATGGAAAAATATCTTGGCGGCGAAGAACTTACGATTCAGGAGATTAAAACAGCGATTCGTAAAGCGACACTTGCTGTTGAATTCTACCCAGTCGTTTGTGGTACGGCGTTCAAGAACAAAGGTGTTCAGCTCGTCCTTGACGCAGTTATTGACTACCTACCAGCACCAATCGACATTCCTGCTATGAAAGGGACAAATCCTGAAACTGATGAAGAAGTTGAGCGTCATTCAGACGACAACGAGCCATTCTCGGCGCTTGCATTCAAAGTTATGACGGACCCTTATGTAGGTAAACTTACATTCTTCCGTGTGTACTCTGGTACACTTCAATCGGGATCTTATGTACAAAACTCTTCAAAAGGTAAACGTGAGCGTGTAGGACGTATCCTACAAATGCACGCGGATTCCCGTGAAGAAATCAGCGAAGTGCACTCAGGAGATATCGCAGCAGCAGTAGGTCTTAAAGATACAGGTACTGGCGACACACTATGTGACGACAAAGCACTTGTTATCCTTGAGTCTATGGAATTCCCTGAGCCGGTTATCTCTCTATCTGTAGAGCCGAAAACAAAAGCCGACCAAGATAAAATGGGTATGGCTCTTGCTAAGCTTCAAGAAGAGGATCCGACATTCCGCGCACATACAGACCAAGAAACTGGAGAAGTTATCATCGCAGGTATGGGTGAGCTTCACTTAGACGTTCTTGTTGACCGTATGAAACGTGAATTTAAAGTAGAAGCGAACGTTGGAGCACCACAAGTATCTTACCGTGAAACATTCCGTGCATCTGCGGAAGTTGAAGGTAAATTTGTGCGTCAATCTGGTGGTCGTGGACAGTTTGGTCACGTTTGGATCGAATTCTCTCCGAACGAAGAAGGAAAAGGATTCGAATTCGAAAACAATATCGTTGGGGGATCTGTTCCACGTGAATATATTCCAGCGGTTGAAGCAGGTATCCGTGATTCACTAGATAATGGTGTAATTGCTGGTTATCCTTTAATTGACATCAAAGCTCGTCTATTTGACGGTTCTTACCATGATGTTGACTCTAATGAGATGGCGTTCAAAATTGCTGCATCTATGGCATTGAAAAACGCTGTATCAAAAGTTAACCCGGTAATTCTTGAGCCAATGATGAAAGTAGAAGTTCAAATTCCTGAAGAATACATGGGCGATATCATGGGTGACGTTACATCACGCCGTGGTCGTGTAGAAGGAATGGAAGCCCGTGGTAACTCACAAATCGTTCGCGCGATGGTTCCACTTGCTAATATGTTTGGTTATGCAACGTCTTTACGTTCTAACACGCAAGGACGCGGAAACTTCTCAATGGTGTTTGATCACTATGAAGAAGTTCCAAAATCAATTGCAGAAGAAATCATTAAGAAAAACAAAGGCGAATAA
- the rpsG gene encoding 30S ribosomal protein S7, which translates to MPRKGPVAKRDVLPDPIYNSKLVSRLINKMMVDGKKGTSQKILYGAFELVQERSGKDPIEVFEAALNNVMPVLEVRARRVGGANYQVPVEVRPERRTTLGLRYLVNYSRSRGEKTMEERLANEILDASNNTGASVKKREEMHKMAEANKAFAHYRW; encoded by the coding sequence ATGCCTCGTAAAGGTCCTGTTGCTAAACGTGACGTACTTCCGGATCCGATTTATAATTCGAAGCTCGTCTCACGTCTCATCAATAAAATGATGGTTGACGGCAAAAAAGGTACATCTCAAAAAATCCTCTATGGTGCGTTCGAACTTGTTCAAGAGCGTTCTGGAAAGGATCCAATTGAAGTATTTGAAGCTGCACTTAACAATGTAATGCCGGTACTTGAAGTACGTGCACGCCGTGTAGGTGGAGCAAACTACCAAGTTCCAGTTGAAGTACGCCCTGAGCGTCGTACAACGCTCGGACTACGTTACCTTGTGAACTACTCACGCTCACGCGGTGAGAAAACAATGGAAGAACGTCTTGCGAATGAAATCCTTGACGCTTCTAACAACACAGGTGCTTCCGTGAAAAAACGTGAAGAAATGCACAAAATGGCAGAAGCGAACAAAGCATTCGCTCACTACCGCTGGTAA
- the rpsL gene encoding 30S ribosomal protein S12, with protein sequence MPTINQLVRKPRKPNAVGSKSPALGKSYNSFKKSMTNVNSPQKRGVCTRVGTMTPKKPNSALRKYARVRLTNSMEVNAYIPGEGHNLQEHSVVLIRGGRVKDLPGVRYHVVRGALDTAGVTGRMQSRSQYGAKKPKEKKN encoded by the coding sequence ATGCCTACAATTAACCAATTAGTCCGTAAGCCACGTAAACCAAACGCGGTAGGATCTAAATCTCCAGCACTCGGGAAAAGCTATAACAGCTTCAAAAAGTCAATGACAAACGTGAATTCACCACAAAAACGGGGTGTTTGTACACGCGTAGGTACAATGACACCGAAGAAGCCGAACTCGGCACTTCGTAAATATGCTCGTGTTCGTTTGACGAACTCTATGGAAGTTAACGCATACATTCCTGGTGAAGGTCACAACCTTCAAGAGCACAGCGTAGTTCTTATTCGCGGCGGACGCGTAAAAGACTTACCGGGTGTTCGTTACCATGTTGTACGTGGTGCACTTGATACAGCTGGTGTTACAGGTCGTATGCAAAGCCGTTCACAATACGGTGCTAAAAAGCCTAAAGAAAAGAAAAACTAA
- a CDS encoding ribosomal L7Ae/L30e/S12e/Gadd45 family protein, whose amino-acid sequence MSYEKVKQAKKTIIGTKQTVKAIRAGIVTEVIIAQDVEERIVAPVMEEAALRGIQVTHVDSRLKLGNACGIQVSAAVVAITG is encoded by the coding sequence ATGTCTTATGAAAAAGTCAAACAGGCAAAGAAGACCATCATCGGTACAAAGCAGACAGTGAAAGCGATTCGTGCAGGAATAGTGACAGAAGTCATTATTGCGCAGGATGTCGAAGAACGGATTGTCGCTCCTGTAATGGAGGAAGCCGCGCTTCGTGGCATCCAAGTGACACATGTCGATTCGAGACTTAAGCTCGGAAATGCATGTGGCATTCAAGTCAGTGCAGCCGTTGTTGCAATTACTGGATAA